GTCGTTGAAACAATCACAAGTCGTCCTCCGTGACACAGGCGAAACGACGTGCGGCCACCGCCGCCCGCTTGCCTTTCGACGACTCACCGCAATACTTGTGCCGCTCTCAGAAGATGCGATTGCCCTGATCTCTACCCAGACCGTCCGTGGGGACCCGGCGACAACCCGAAGACCGCGGTTCACCATTACCTTCGATCACACCAGGAGACTCTCCACGTGCCGGCACTTCTGACCAGTATCGTCGTCCCCACACGGAATCGAGCCGAACTGGCAACCCGCGCGGTGCGGTCCGTTCTCCAGTCCCACACGGACGATGTGGAGGTGATCGTTCTGGAGAATTCGGACAAGCCCTCGCTTCGCGATACGTTTGCATCCGATCGCCGAGTGGTGGTGCAGACCGCAGATCGACCACTCAGCATGCATGACAACTGGGAGCGCGGACTGAACGTTGCTCGGGGGGAATACGTTGGATACATTTCCGACAAAGACGTGTTTCTCACTGGTGGAATCAAGCGGTTGCTGACGGCGCTTCGCGCGACGCGACCTTCCGTCGTCAACTACCGCAAGGTGACCTTCTGCGGCGAGCGGCAAAAGCTGTTTACCTTGGCCTGCAGCGGCGATGTAAAAGAGATCCCGACAGCCCCCCTTCTCGATGCCTGGTTTGACCAATCTCAGCATCTGCATTTCGCGCCGATGATCTACAATTCCCTGTTTCTTTCGAGCAGGGTTCACGGGATCCGGCAACGCGCGGGTCGGTTCTTCGTGGGGAATTCCCCCGACGTCTGCTCGGGTGTCGTGATGGCCGCTGAGACCAGCGACTACACGCTCGTTGACGAGGTGTTGTGCGTGGCCCACATCGGTCCGTGGTCGAACGGCTACAGTTCCCAGCAGCGAAGCACTGGCCAAAGCGTGTTCGACGACTTTCTCCGCCTCTACGGTCGCGACGAATTCGAAGAACGTGGGCTGCCGATCTGCATCACCTCTGCGATCGCGGAGACGCTGCTGGCATGCCGAGAACACCATCCCGTTACGCTCGGCACATGGCAGGTCAATTGGCAACGGCTCGTCATCGGGATCCTTGACGAACTCGACAGTCTCCACTGCACTCCTGCCGAGCGTGCAGCAGCGATCGCCACACTACGTCGCCCGGGATCGGTCGTCCCACCGGGCGCTGTCCGTTGGGGAGCGATCGAGCAGTGGCTGACACACTATGACTTGCAACGCCCTCCGCTCTCGCAATTCCTGCACCGTGGGATGTCGTTCGCGACCCGTAGCCTCTTTCCACGCAAACGGCATGTCGGCCCATGGAATCCGGTTTCCGCCGGTATCGTGCAGTCGGCGGCCACCCTCGACGAGGCACTGCGGCTTGTCGTAGCGTAAGTGCCGTTAATGCCCAAGCCCTTGACATGCTTTGCCGAGCGAACCTGAGTCGGAGTGTCGGTACTCACACGACCGACCGGTCGCTCCGGTGAAACTCGTCATCTGTTGGACCAATATCTCCGGCTACATGGCGGCCTGCTGGCGGGCGCTGTCCGCCCGGCCGGGGATCGATCTTGAGGTGATCGCCTACGCCGACGAGCACGCCTCGTCCGATACGGCGTTTGACGGTGGAATGCTCGCCGGGATCCCTCATCGCCTCCTCGCCCCCGGCGAACGTGACGACGGCCTGCTCGTCGAGCGACTCGTGCAGGAACGGCGCCCTGACGTCGTGCTCGTGTGCGGCTGGGGTTTCCCGGCCTATCGACGGCTGGCCACCGTGCCCGGCCTCGCCCGCGTGCCGTTCATCATGTCGATGGATACGCCATGGCTCGGCAGCTTGCGGCAGACACTCACCGTCCCCTTCAAGCGCCGGTACGTTCGGCGAATGGCGGCGGTCCTCGTGGCCGGTGAGCGGGCGGCCGAACACGCCCGGCGGATCGGCATTCCTGAGCGACGGATCCACAAAGGCGTCTACGCCTACGACGAGCGGCTGTTCCATGAGGGGCTGCTCGACGAGCGCGAGCGGCTTCCGGGGGGCTGGCCACGGAAGTTCCTGTTCGTGGGCAGATATGTCGCCAGCAAGGGCCTCGACGTGCTGCTCGAGGCCTACGCGGCGTACCGCCGGAGTGTCGCTGTTCCCTGGTCGCTCACCTGCTGCGGCCGCGGCGCGCTGGGACCGCAGGTCGCCGGCGCGGAGGGCGTGATCGACCTCGGCTTCGTCCAACCTCGAGATCAGCCGGCCGTCCTCCGTGACCACGGGGCATTCATCCTGCCGAGCCGTTACGAACCCTGGGGTGTCGTCCTCGCCGAGGCCCTGGCTTCCGGCCTACCGGCAATCTGCACGACGGCCTGTGGGGCCGGCGTGGAACTGCTCCACCCCCATTCCAATGGCTGGCTCGTGCCACCGGCCAACCCGCCAGCCTTGGCGGCGGCGCTGCGCCGGATCCACGACCACGCCGACGAGCTGCCGGCGATGGGCCGGCGCGCTCGCGCGGTGGCTCCTGGCTACGCCGCGGGCGTGTGGGCACGGCGGGTGGAGGCGATCTGCCACGAGGTCGTCGGCGACACCGTCTCCTCACAGTAGCTGCCGTCATGCCTTACTCGATCCTCGTCCTCACCCAGAACGAGGAGATCAACGTCGCGCGCTGCCTCAACTCGCTCCCGGCGGGCTCCGACATCGTGGTCCTCGACTCGGGGAGCACCGACGGCACCCTCGACGTCGTCCGCCGCTACCCGGTGCGGATCGCGGAGCGGCCGTTCGACTCGTTCGCGGCGCAGCGAAACTGGGCGGTCGACACGGTCGGCTTCCGCCACGACTGGATTCTCCACCTCGACGCCGACGAGTGCCTTACCGAGCCGCTCCGTGCGGAACTGGAGACGGTGACATCCCGCGACGAGCACAGCGCCTACGTCCTGGCGAACCGGCTGTTTTTCATGGGGCGCTGGATCCGCCACGCGAGCATGTATCCCTACTACCAGGCACGTCTGCTCAAACGCGGCGAGGCCCGGTTCGGCCAGGTCGGCCACGGTCAGATCCTCGCCGAGGCCCAGCGCGGGGTGGGGACGATCCGCGAGCCGTACGACCACCACAACTTCTCCCGCGGCATCACCGACTGGGTGACGCGGCACAACAAATACTCGTCCGACGAGGCACGGCGGATCGTCTCCGGCACCGCACACGGGTCGCTCCCCGGCGCATCGTCAGGCACCGGGAAGGAAACCCGCCAGCAGCGCCTCAAATGGGTCGCCGATCGAGTCCCCGCCCGGCCGGTCGTCCGGTTTCTGTACCTCTACATCTACAAGCTCGGGATCCTCGATGGCCGGCCCGGGTTCGACTACTGCCTGCTGATGGCGTTTTACGATTACCTGACGCGGCTCAAAGCCCGCGAGTTGCGCTCGTCGCTGAGTGATTCCCGATCGGAGCGGACCGGGGAAGCCTGAGTCCTGCAGCCCGGCACGACAACCGACATGCCGCTGTTTTCCGTCGTCATACCGAGCTATAACCGCGCACCGTTCATCGCGGCAACGATCGATTCCGTCCTCGCCCAAGAGGAGGGCGACTACGAGATCATCGTGGCCGACGACGGCTCGACCGACGACACCCTCGCGGTTCTTGCCGGCTATGGCGACCGGATCAAGGTCTATCGCCAAGCCAATGCCGGACCGGGCGCGGCCCGCAATCTCGCGCTCGAGCACGCCACGGGCACCTACGTCGCCTTTCTCGACAGCGACGACCTCTGGCCCCCCTGGACGCTGGCGACATTCAAGGCCGCAATCGACGCCGCTGACGCGCCGAGTATCGTCTCCGCCCGTTGGACGGCATTTACGGGACATCCGCCCGCGCTGTCGGCCACGCCACCTCCGCTGTCCCTCACACGCCACGACTCCTTTTTCCGATCGCCCCTCGGATGGCACCTTCCCAGCGCGACGACGATGCGGCGCGACATGCTTGCAACCGTCGGCGGATTCACCACCGCCCCGTGCGAGGATGTCGACATCTGGCTGCGGATCGGTGCCTTCCCGGGCTTCGTCACGCTATCGTCGCCGCCCTTGTGCCTGTACCGAACCCATGCCGAGGGCATCTCCAATACCAGCCGGTATCGGTTCGACGGGATCCGGCATCTGCTCCGCACGGAGCGAGCCGGTGGCTATGGCGGCGTGGTCAAC
The Planctomycetota bacterium genome window above contains:
- a CDS encoding glycosyltransferase, translating into MRPPPPACLSTTHRNTCAALRRCDCPDLYPDRPWGPGDNPKTAVHHYLRSHQETLHVPALLTSIVVPTRNRAELATRAVRSVLQSHTDDVEVIVLENSDKPSLRDTFASDRRVVVQTADRPLSMHDNWERGLNVARGEYVGYISDKDVFLTGGIKRLLTALRATRPSVVNYRKVTFCGERQKLFTLACSGDVKEIPTAPLLDAWFDQSQHLHFAPMIYNSLFLSSRVHGIRQRAGRFFVGNSPDVCSGVVMAAETSDYTLVDEVLCVAHIGPWSNGYSSQQRSTGQSVFDDFLRLYGRDEFEERGLPICITSAIAETLLACREHHPVTLGTWQVNWQRLVIGILDELDSLHCTPAERAAAIATLRRPGSVVPPGAVRWGAIEQWLTHYDLQRPPLSQFLHRGMSFATRSLFPRKRHVGPWNPVSAGIVQSAATLDEALRLVVA
- a CDS encoding glycosyltransferase family 4 protein, whose product is MKLVICWTNISGYMAACWRALSARPGIDLEVIAYADEHASSDTAFDGGMLAGIPHRLLAPGERDDGLLVERLVQERRPDVVLVCGWGFPAYRRLATVPGLARVPFIMSMDTPWLGSLRQTLTVPFKRRYVRRMAAVLVAGERAAEHARRIGIPERRIHKGVYAYDERLFHEGLLDERERLPGGWPRKFLFVGRYVASKGLDVLLEAYAAYRRSVAVPWSLTCCGRGALGPQVAGAEGVIDLGFVQPRDQPAVLRDHGAFILPSRYEPWGVVLAEALASGLPAICTTACGAGVELLHPHSNGWLVPPANPPALAAALRRIHDHADELPAMGRRARAVAPGYAAGVWARRVEAICHEVVGDTVSSQ
- a CDS encoding glycosyltransferase family 2 protein; protein product: MPYSILVLTQNEEINVARCLNSLPAGSDIVVLDSGSTDGTLDVVRRYPVRIAERPFDSFAAQRNWAVDTVGFRHDWILHLDADECLTEPLRAELETVTSRDEHSAYVLANRLFFMGRWIRHASMYPYYQARLLKRGEARFGQVGHGQILAEAQRGVGTIREPYDHHNFSRGITDWVTRHNKYSSDEARRIVSGTAHGSLPGASSGTGKETRQQRLKWVADRVPARPVVRFLYLYIYKLGILDGRPGFDYCLLMAFYDYLTRLKARELRSSLSDSRSERTGEA
- a CDS encoding glycosyltransferase family 2 protein: MPLFSVVIPSYNRAPFIAATIDSVLAQEEGDYEIIVADDGSTDDTLAVLAGYGDRIKVYRQANAGPGAARNLALEHATGTYVAFLDSDDLWPPWTLATFKAAIDAADAPSIVSARWTAFTGHPPALSATPPPLSLTRHDSFFRSPLGWHLPSATTMRRDMLATVGGFTTAPCEDVDIWLRIGAFPGFVTLSSPPLCLYRTHAEGISNTSRYRFDGIRHLLRTERAGGYGGVVNRGPRRRYIAQAARVASLFYVDRKRPAMAWSLYWQSLALQVRERRARYLLAFPFMAACRGLPSWKAR